The following proteins come from a genomic window of Candidatus Palauibacter soopunensis:
- a CDS encoding tetrahydrofolate dehydrogenase/cyclohydrolase catalytic domain-containing protein, giving the protein MTAQLIDGKRIAAEIRAEVTERTRGLSERGIRPGLGVVLVGDDPASHVYVRMKTRACEEAGIYARDITPPADIGRAELLGIVDELNADPAIHGILVQLPLPRHLDEREVTERIDPAKDVDGFHPVNQGRMSQGDASAFRPATPAGVQELIRRTGVETSGAHVVIVGRSNIVGMPMSQIMLQKEPGANATVTVAHSRTADLGAVTRQGEILIVAVGVPGIVRGDMVREGAVVIDVGVNRVEDPTTERGYRLVGDVVFDEAVERASWITPVPGGVGPMTIAMLLRNTVRSAERTASLAAAGTVAASG; this is encoded by the coding sequence ATGACGGCGCAGCTCATCGATGGGAAGCGGATCGCGGCCGAGATACGGGCGGAAGTGACGGAACGGACGCGGGGCCTTTCGGAGCGGGGGATCCGGCCCGGCCTCGGCGTCGTCCTCGTAGGCGACGATCCCGCCTCGCACGTCTACGTGCGGATGAAGACGCGGGCCTGCGAAGAGGCCGGAATCTACGCACGCGACATCACGCCGCCCGCCGACATCGGCCGCGCGGAACTTCTCGGCATCGTCGATGAGCTGAACGCGGACCCGGCCATTCACGGGATTCTCGTACAGCTTCCACTGCCTCGACACCTCGACGAACGGGAGGTGACGGAGAGGATCGATCCGGCCAAGGACGTCGACGGCTTCCATCCCGTGAACCAGGGCCGAATGTCCCAGGGGGACGCCAGCGCGTTCCGCCCCGCGACGCCAGCCGGCGTGCAGGAACTCATCCGGAGGACGGGCGTGGAGACGTCCGGCGCCCACGTCGTCATCGTCGGCCGCTCGAACATCGTCGGCATGCCGATGTCCCAGATCATGCTCCAGAAGGAACCCGGGGCGAACGCTACGGTGACCGTGGCCCACAGCCGGACCGCGGATCTCGGCGCCGTGACGCGCCAGGGGGAGATCCTCATCGTCGCCGTCGGAGTCCCCGGCATCGTCCGTGGAGACATGGTGCGGGAGGGGGCCGTCGTGATCGATGTGGGCGTGAACCGGGTGGAGGATCCGACCACGGAGCGGGGCTATCGGCTCGTCGGCGATGTGGTGTTCGACGAGGCGGTGGAGCGCGCGAGCTGGATCACCCCGGTTCCCGGCGGCGTGGGCCCGATGACGATCGCCATGCTCCTCCGAAACACCGTGAGGTCGGCGGAGCGGACGGCAAGCCTCGCCGCGGCGGGGACGGTGGCGGCGTCGGGCTGA
- the xseA gene encoding exodeoxyribonuclease VII large subunit, which translates to MTRQPSLFGAAEVRDGRSPEGAITVSDLNEAARGALEKRFGDLWVRGEVTNWTRSSVGHRYFSLRDQERDSSVACVFFRGDAWRLPADPEDGMEVFVRARPTLYARQGRFQLRVRAIETAGEGLWRMAFERLRRKLAAEGMLDPERKRALPAYPRRVGVVTSRKGAALHDIITVLRRRAPWVEIVVRHCRVQGEGAAGEVRAALQRLADWGAGGPDRKLDAIILSRGGGSLEDLWCFNEEAAVRAVATSPVPVICAIGHEVDVTLCELVADLRAPTPSAAAELAVPDIRSVRASLDTAGRGLARGLRRLITRGSDRVEALALRLPVSAGHARDVAQLRLETLAARLPAGMERVLARSRTRLAGLAAALDALSPLETVARGYAVATDLEGRRLTRINDFTPSQRFRLRVKGGQVAATTDTVERDAAEPDAGEPDA; encoded by the coding sequence GTGACGCGTCAACCCTCGCTGTTCGGGGCGGCGGAGGTCCGCGATGGCCGCTCTCCGGAGGGAGCGATCACCGTGTCCGACCTCAACGAGGCCGCGCGCGGCGCATTGGAGAAGCGGTTCGGCGACCTCTGGGTCCGCGGCGAAGTGACGAACTGGACCCGTTCCTCCGTCGGGCACCGCTACTTCTCTCTCCGGGACCAGGAGCGCGACTCCAGCGTCGCGTGCGTGTTCTTCCGCGGGGATGCGTGGCGGCTGCCGGCGGATCCGGAGGACGGTATGGAGGTCTTCGTGCGCGCCCGTCCGACCCTCTACGCGCGGCAGGGCCGGTTCCAGTTGCGCGTACGCGCCATCGAGACGGCCGGCGAGGGGCTGTGGAGGATGGCCTTCGAGCGGCTCCGCCGGAAGCTGGCGGCGGAGGGCATGCTGGATCCGGAGCGCAAGCGTGCGCTGCCCGCGTACCCTCGCCGCGTGGGCGTCGTCACGTCGCGCAAGGGTGCGGCTCTCCACGACATCATCACGGTGCTCCGGCGGCGGGCCCCATGGGTCGAGATCGTGGTGCGCCACTGCCGCGTGCAGGGCGAAGGCGCCGCCGGCGAGGTGCGAGCCGCCCTTCAGCGTCTCGCGGACTGGGGCGCCGGGGGTCCGGACCGGAAGCTCGACGCGATCATCCTGAGCCGGGGCGGCGGGTCTCTGGAGGACCTGTGGTGCTTCAACGAGGAGGCGGCGGTGCGAGCGGTCGCGACGAGTCCGGTCCCGGTGATCTGCGCCATCGGGCACGAGGTCGACGTGACCCTGTGCGAGTTGGTGGCCGATCTCCGCGCGCCGACGCCGTCCGCGGCCGCGGAACTCGCGGTGCCGGATATCCGGAGCGTCCGCGCCTCGCTCGATACGGCGGGAAGAGGTCTGGCTCGCGGCTTGCGCCGACTCATCACGCGCGGGAGCGATCGCGTGGAAGCGCTCGCGCTGCGCCTGCCGGTTTCCGCGGGGCATGCGCGCGATGTCGCGCAGCTGCGGCTCGAAACGTTGGCGGCCCGCCTCCCGGCGGGGATGGAACGCGTTCTCGCCCGCTCTCGTACGCGGCTCGCCGGACTTGCCGCCGCGCTCGATGCCCTGAGCCCGCTCGAGACGGTGGCCCGCGGCTACGCCGTCGCCACGGACCTCGAGGGACGTCGGCTCACGCGAATCAACGATTTCACGCCGAGCCAACGCTTCCGCCTGCGGGTCAAGGGGGGACAGGTCGCGGCGACAACGGACACCGTGGAACGTGACGCGGCGGAGCCGGACGCCGGGGAGCCCGACGCTTGA
- the xseB gene encoding exodeoxyribonuclease VII small subunit, whose translation MNEPSREFEFEAAIRELERIVARLDREGIGLDEAITLFEQGIEHLGEARRWLETASGRVEELIASSTGRLEAKPLEGVEAPDGKPEERPDGEP comes from the coding sequence TTGAACGAGCCTTCAAGGGAGTTCGAATTCGAGGCCGCAATCCGGGAACTGGAGCGGATCGTCGCACGCCTCGACCGGGAGGGCATCGGCCTGGATGAGGCGATTACCCTCTTCGAGCAGGGCATCGAGCATCTCGGCGAGGCCCGGCGCTGGCTTGAGACCGCGAGCGGCCGGGTCGAGGAACTCATCGCTTCGTCTACGGGAAGACTGGAAGCGAAGCCGCTGGAAGGCGTGGAAGCGCCGGACGGGAAGCCGGAAGAGCGGCCGGACGGCGAACCGTGA
- a CDS encoding polyprenyl synthetase family protein: MTRELSELRAAIDAELEGWLSETLRGTGPIAKPIRYAVLAQGKRIRPLLFVGAWEAASGGTGPGAGNGARALHRVALGPELVHTYSLIHDDLPCMDDDDLRRGRPTVHVRYGERAAVMTGAALLPLAIRALAEGATGLNLPDSVASRLIGVLTAAAGGDGMVGGQLLDLLAEKTSVDFETLERIHLGKTARLIAACCTMGGVAARAPEETVDRLTRFGIAIGLAFQTVDDILDVTGSSSRMGKIGGRDEALGKATTPSVLGLEGARGRAEEFGREALDAISPLAGAERLREIGRLVLERDR; the protein is encoded by the coding sequence GTGACCCGCGAGCTGTCCGAACTGCGTGCCGCCATCGACGCGGAGCTGGAGGGCTGGCTGTCCGAGACGCTGCGTGGGACGGGCCCGATCGCGAAACCCATTCGGTACGCCGTCCTCGCGCAGGGAAAGAGGATCCGACCGCTCCTGTTCGTCGGGGCCTGGGAAGCCGCGAGCGGCGGCACCGGGCCGGGTGCGGGCAACGGCGCGCGTGCGCTCCATCGCGTGGCGCTGGGGCCCGAACTCGTCCACACGTATTCGCTGATCCACGATGATCTCCCGTGCATGGACGACGATGACCTTCGCCGGGGGCGGCCGACGGTGCATGTCCGATACGGGGAACGCGCCGCGGTCATGACGGGGGCGGCGCTCCTTCCGCTCGCGATCCGCGCCCTGGCCGAGGGGGCGACAGGCCTGAACCTGCCGGACTCCGTTGCGAGCCGGCTCATCGGCGTCCTCACCGCGGCGGCCGGCGGCGACGGCATGGTCGGAGGCCAACTCCTCGATCTCCTCGCCGAGAAGACGAGCGTCGACTTCGAGACCCTCGAGCGTATCCATCTCGGCAAGACCGCTCGCCTCATCGCGGCTTGTTGCACGATGGGCGGTGTCGCGGCCCGCGCGCCCGAAGAGACCGTCGATCGGCTCACGCGCTTCGGGATCGCGATCGGACTCGCATTCCAGACGGTGGACGATATCCTCGATGTGACAGGGTCCTCGAGCCGCATGGGGAAGATCGGCGGGCGGGACGAAGCCCTGGGAAAGGCGACGACACCATCGGTCCTCGGTCTGGAGGGAGCGAGAGGACGCGCGGAGGAGTTCGGCCGCGAGGCGCTGGACGCGATTTCGCCGCTCGCGGGCGCGGAGCGGCTGCGCGAAATCGGACGTCTCGTCCTCGAGCGCGACCGCTGA
- a CDS encoding NAD(+)/NADH kinase has product MKFFIIGNADHPELEPLLHRVERRADELGVSLVFEPSLATKAGRDSAAPEEIEAGVALVLALGGDGTLLRAARLAAPRGIPVLGCNLGRLGFLTMVSEDELEAAMSMVASGDYALEKRIALRIRVVPNGSNGPVEKSFYAINDAVIHKSGFARLIGLRVLADDDEVGHYSADGIILATATGSTAYSLSAGGPIVSPTMESIVATPISPHTLAVRPVVFSGDTRISVELLSGDHDLQLTVDGQPGCLLSVGDRVEVSRSKHAVGLVRLPCHSFFTVLRRKLRWGDVREHPTPPSGGDEES; this is encoded by the coding sequence GTGAAGTTCTTCATCATCGGCAACGCCGATCACCCGGAGCTGGAGCCGCTTCTCCACCGCGTCGAGCGGAGAGCGGATGAACTCGGGGTCTCGCTCGTCTTCGAGCCGTCGCTCGCGACGAAGGCCGGGCGCGACTCCGCCGCGCCGGAGGAAATCGAGGCGGGCGTCGCCCTCGTCCTGGCCCTCGGCGGGGACGGGACGTTGCTGCGGGCGGCCCGCCTGGCGGCGCCCCGCGGGATCCCCGTGCTGGGCTGCAACCTGGGCCGGCTCGGGTTTCTCACGATGGTTTCGGAGGATGAACTCGAGGCGGCGATGTCGATGGTGGCGAGCGGGGACTACGCGCTCGAGAAGCGCATCGCTCTCCGCATCCGGGTGGTTCCGAACGGATCCAACGGGCCGGTCGAAAAAAGCTTCTACGCGATCAACGACGCCGTCATTCACAAGAGCGGCTTCGCCCGGTTGATCGGACTGCGCGTGCTGGCCGACGACGATGAAGTGGGACACTACAGCGCTGACGGCATCATCCTCGCCACAGCCACGGGCTCGACGGCCTACAGCCTCTCCGCGGGCGGCCCCATCGTCTCGCCGACGATGGAGAGCATCGTCGCGACGCCGATTTCGCCGCACACGCTTGCCGTGCGCCCGGTCGTGTTTTCGGGAGACACGAGGATCTCCGTAGAACTCCTCTCGGGGGACCACGACCTGCAGCTGACCGTCGACGGACAGCCCGGTTGCCTTCTCTCGGTGGGAGACCGTGTGGAAGTCTCCCGCTCGAAGCACGCCGTGGGCCTGGTCCGGCTCCCCTGCCATTCGTTCTTCACCGTCCTGAGGCGGAAGCTGCGGTGGGGCGACGTTCGCGAGCACCCGACGCCCCCATCCGGGGGGGACGAGGAAAGCTAG
- the recN gene encoding DNA repair protein RecN translates to MLRELRVRNFAVVEEATLEFGPGLSVLSGETGAGKSLLVEALALLVGGRPSPDMIRAGAGSARIEGRFEIEDVDGLRTLCEDAGIDHEDGWLILCRELRREGRHRAWVNGSPSTAGRLREFGGRLLDLHGQHDHQRLLDRAWQRRILDAYGRHEALATETEAAYAGLRAIEGRLEDTRRAAREGRERADYLRFKRDEIAGAGLEPDEDETLESEARRLSHSEELIELSGSLHHGLYEAEGSIVDQLGEFAARLEALVSIDREAGPFRDLIEAALRNVEELGRSLAPYRDSIEHDPRRLDEIRVRQDLLYRLKRKYGGTLEDVIHVGEEARRELETVQGADTEIERLEAGREAASAELASLSSELSERRLVSSRALAEAVTDALPELGLPGARLQIALDPYGEIRGTGAERVEFLVSLNPGFPPAPLRRVASGGEMSRLMLALETALIEVDDLPVLVFDEIDAGIGGEVAHRVAARLVRLSVAHQVLVVTHLAQIAARADAHYSVGKVTEAEGVRTSVRMLTGGERVHEVARMLGGDPASHASRAHAEELLAGQL, encoded by the coding sequence GTGCTGAGGGAGCTTCGCGTCCGGAACTTCGCCGTCGTCGAGGAAGCCACGCTTGAATTCGGGCCGGGCCTCAGTGTGCTCAGCGGCGAGACGGGGGCAGGGAAGTCCCTCCTCGTCGAAGCCCTCGCGCTCCTCGTCGGAGGGCGGCCGTCGCCGGACATGATCCGGGCGGGCGCCGGGTCCGCCCGCATCGAGGGCCGCTTCGAGATCGAGGACGTCGACGGACTGCGAACGCTGTGCGAGGACGCCGGTATCGATCATGAAGACGGCTGGCTCATCCTGTGTCGCGAATTGCGTCGCGAGGGCCGGCATCGGGCATGGGTGAACGGGTCGCCGTCCACGGCGGGAAGGTTGCGCGAGTTCGGGGGTCGGCTCCTCGACCTCCACGGACAGCACGATCACCAGCGACTCCTGGATCGCGCCTGGCAACGCCGGATTCTGGACGCCTATGGCCGACACGAGGCACTGGCCACCGAGACGGAGGCCGCCTACGCGGGGCTGCGCGCCATCGAGGGACGTCTCGAGGACACGCGTCGCGCCGCGCGTGAGGGGCGTGAACGGGCGGACTACCTGCGCTTCAAGCGGGATGAGATCGCCGGAGCCGGGCTCGAACCGGATGAAGATGAGACGCTCGAGTCGGAGGCCCGCCGCCTCTCGCATTCCGAGGAGCTGATCGAGCTTTCGGGCTCGCTCCACCACGGACTGTACGAGGCCGAGGGGTCGATCGTCGACCAGTTGGGCGAGTTTGCGGCCCGGCTCGAAGCCCTCGTTTCGATCGATCGCGAGGCGGGTCCGTTCCGCGACCTGATCGAGGCGGCGCTCCGCAACGTGGAGGAACTCGGACGCAGCCTGGCTCCCTACCGGGACTCGATCGAGCACGACCCTCGACGGCTCGACGAAATCCGCGTCCGGCAGGATCTCCTCTACCGGCTCAAGCGCAAGTACGGCGGCACTCTGGAGGACGTGATCCACGTGGGCGAGGAGGCGCGGCGTGAGTTGGAGACCGTGCAGGGCGCCGATACCGAGATCGAGCGCCTCGAAGCGGGACGAGAGGCCGCGTCAGCCGAACTCGCCTCGTTGTCGTCCGAACTCTCTGAACGTCGCCTCGTGTCGTCCCGCGCGCTCGCCGAAGCGGTTACGGACGCACTCCCCGAACTGGGTCTCCCGGGCGCCCGTCTCCAGATCGCGCTCGACCCGTACGGCGAGATCCGGGGGACCGGTGCCGAACGGGTCGAGTTTCTCGTCTCCCTGAATCCCGGCTTCCCTCCGGCGCCGCTGCGGCGCGTCGCCTCCGGGGGAGAGATGAGTCGGCTCATGCTCGCGCTCGAGACCGCGCTCATCGAGGTGGACGACCTGCCGGTGCTCGTGTTCGACGAGATCGATGCGGGGATCGGGGGCGAGGTGGCGCACCGCGTGGCGGCCCGGCTCGTGCGGCTCTCCGTCGCGCATCAGGTGCTCGTCGTCACGCATCTCGCGCAGATCGCGGCGCGCGCCGACGCACACTACTCCGTCGGAAAGGTCACGGAAGCCGAAGGTGTGCGGACGTCGGTCCGGATGCTCACCGGCGGAGAGCGCGTCCACGAAGTCGCTCGCATGCTCGGAGGCGACCCCGCCAGCCACGCCTCGCGCGCCCACGCCGAGGAACTGCTCGCCGGCCAGTTGTAG
- the cax gene encoding calcium/proton exchanger yields the protein MALRLKADQALLLLLVFVPITLVLEYVVHASATTLFLTSAVAIVPLAGIMGKSTEMLAEHVGAGLGGLLNATFGNAAELIIAIFALRAGLYDLVKASLTGSIIGNILLIFGLSALLGGLKFRTQTFNRTAAKLGATLLLLSAVGLVIPSLLYHLRDGAEVGAAAATGAAAASASGWLSLEISVVLIVCYILSLVFALRTHADLYQGTAHAGAETHAAPAWSKGKSFAVLVGAAALVGWMSEILVGGAEEAAHALGMTEVFVGVIVVALVGNAAEHSTAVLVALRNKMDLSIQIAVGSSLQIALLIAPLLVFLSYAIGPAPMDLVFSPLEVVAVAVSVLVVGQIADDGKTHWMEGVLLLAVYVLLGLAFFNLPG from the coding sequence TTGGCTCTCAGGCTGAAAGCGGACCAGGCACTCCTGCTCCTTCTCGTCTTTGTTCCCATCACGCTCGTTCTCGAGTACGTCGTCCACGCGTCTGCGACCACGCTCTTTCTTACCTCCGCGGTCGCGATCGTTCCCCTCGCCGGGATCATGGGGAAATCGACCGAGATGCTGGCCGAGCACGTGGGCGCCGGTCTCGGGGGACTGCTGAACGCGACATTCGGGAACGCCGCGGAACTGATCATCGCCATCTTCGCGCTCAGAGCGGGCCTGTACGACCTCGTGAAGGCGTCGCTCACGGGGTCGATCATCGGAAACATCCTCCTCATCTTCGGGCTGAGCGCGCTGCTCGGGGGTCTGAAGTTCCGGACACAGACCTTCAACCGCACCGCGGCCAAACTGGGCGCCACGCTCCTCCTGCTGAGCGCCGTCGGCCTCGTCATCCCGTCACTGCTGTACCATCTCCGGGACGGCGCAGAGGTGGGGGCGGCCGCGGCGACGGGGGCGGCCGCGGCGTCGGCGTCGGGGTGGCTGAGCCTCGAGATCTCCGTCGTCCTCATCGTCTGCTACATCCTCTCGCTTGTCTTCGCGCTGCGGACGCACGCGGATCTCTACCAGGGGACGGCGCACGCCGGCGCCGAGACGCACGCGGCTCCCGCGTGGTCGAAGGGCAAGTCGTTCGCGGTCCTCGTCGGAGCGGCCGCGCTCGTGGGCTGGATGAGCGAGATCCTCGTCGGCGGGGCGGAGGAGGCGGCCCACGCCCTGGGGATGACCGAGGTCTTCGTCGGCGTGATCGTCGTCGCTCTCGTCGGCAACGCGGCGGAACATTCGACCGCCGTGCTCGTCGCGCTTCGGAACAAGATGGATCTGTCGATTCAGATCGCGGTGGGGTCGTCGCTCCAGATCGCCCTTCTCATCGCCCCGCTCCTCGTCTTCCTCTCCTACGCGATCGGGCCGGCGCCGATGGACCTCGTCTTTTCGCCGCTCGAAGTCGTGGCGGTCGCGGTCTCCGTCCTCGTCGTGGGACAGATCGCCGACGACGGCAAAACGCACTGGATGGAGGGAGTCCTCCTCCTCGCCGTGTACGTCCTGCTCGGCCTCGCCTTCTTCAACCTCCCGGGCTAG
- a CDS encoding amidase, translating to MSRHHDANHETEACGIRRRGFLKVAAAATAAGTLDPRALVAATEAPPVSRASVREGRWEATQEEVIPLGNGEPPALQFQAYPGGTGALLEKYWRAGMNPFEKTPMDVEPWEGPVPSSEEEIAFLPVHRLSALVKERRVSPTELFDIYMERMKRYDPVLLCAVTILEGRGREEAEQAEAEIRAGEWRGPLHGIPYGLKDLFSTVGARTTWGSAAFQTQMIEEDAEVVRRLNAAGAVLIAKLATGEFARGDRWYRGRTLNPWNLAWGSSGSSAGPGSATAAGCVAFSIGTETRGSIVSPSRRNGLSALRPTFGRVSRYGGMVLSWSMDKTGPMCRTIEDCALVFNEIHGADEKDPASITMPFRFERNPDLGALSIGYTEDAPNSFVEKLEELGARPRLMRELPAQAASSLGAESSSAFDFHVAPGGELPPVPEGLSETQERDFTRFRRGREGLAMDYVHAQRRRLIVMKRMAEAMEGFDMFATGSGEVGLTNETGHPAAVVQYGFGSLGPEGEEAEQPLTTTLIGDLFADDKILSVAHAFQAATDWHTRHPALD from the coding sequence GTGTCCCGACACCACGACGCGAATCACGAAACGGAGGCCTGCGGCATCCGGCGGCGGGGGTTCTTGAAGGTGGCGGCGGCGGCGACGGCGGCAGGGACCCTGGATCCCCGGGCGCTGGTGGCCGCGACGGAGGCGCCCCCCGTTTCCCGCGCGTCGGTACGCGAGGGACGGTGGGAAGCTACGCAGGAGGAGGTCATCCCGCTCGGGAACGGGGAGCCGCCGGCCCTTCAGTTCCAGGCGTATCCGGGCGGGACCGGGGCGCTGCTGGAGAAGTACTGGCGTGCCGGGATGAACCCGTTCGAGAAGACTCCGATGGATGTCGAGCCCTGGGAGGGGCCTGTGCCCTCCAGCGAGGAGGAGATCGCGTTCCTCCCCGTGCACCGGCTGTCGGCCCTCGTGAAGGAGCGCCGGGTCTCGCCGACGGAACTGTTCGATATCTACATGGAGCGCATGAAGCGGTACGACCCGGTGCTGCTATGCGCGGTGACGATCCTCGAGGGCCGGGGCAGGGAAGAGGCGGAGCAGGCGGAAGCCGAGATCCGCGCGGGCGAATGGCGCGGCCCCCTGCACGGGATCCCCTACGGCCTGAAGGACCTATTCTCGACCGTCGGGGCGCGGACAACGTGGGGCTCGGCCGCCTTCCAGACCCAGATGATCGAGGAGGATGCGGAGGTCGTGCGCCGACTGAACGCGGCGGGCGCCGTGCTCATCGCGAAGCTCGCGACGGGGGAGTTCGCGCGGGGCGACCGCTGGTACCGCGGCCGGACGCTGAACCCGTGGAACCTGGCCTGGGGATCGAGCGGGTCTTCCGCCGGACCGGGGTCGGCGACGGCGGCGGGCTGCGTCGCGTTCTCGATCGGGACCGAGACGCGCGGGTCGATCGTCTCCCCGAGCCGCCGCAACGGGCTGAGCGCCCTCCGCCCCACGTTCGGCCGCGTCAGTCGCTACGGGGGCATGGTGCTCTCGTGGAGCATGGACAAGACGGGCCCCATGTGCCGCACGATCGAGGACTGCGCGCTCGTGTTCAACGAAATCCACGGCGCGGACGAGAAGGACCCCGCCTCCATCACGATGCCGTTCCGTTTCGAGCGGAACCCGGACCTGGGCGCGCTCTCGATCGGATACACGGAGGACGCGCCGAACTCCTTCGTCGAGAAGCTGGAGGAGCTCGGGGCGCGGCCGCGGCTCATGCGCGAACTGCCCGCCCAGGCGGCGAGTTCGCTGGGCGCCGAGTCGTCGTCGGCCTTCGACTTCCACGTGGCCCCGGGCGGGGAACTGCCCCCGGTGCCGGAAGGGCTCAGCGAGACGCAGGAGCGCGACTTCACGCGGTTCCGCCGGGGGCGCGAGGGTCTCGCGATGGACTACGTGCACGCGCAGCGGCGACGCCTCATCGTGATGAAGCGCATGGCCGAGGCGATGGAGGGCTTCGACATGTTCGCCACCGGATCGGGCGAAGTGGGGCTCACGAACGAGACGGGACACCCCGCGGCGGTCGTCCAGTACGGCTTCGGCTCGCTCGGGCCGGAGGGCGAGGAGGCCGAGCAGCCGCTCACGACGACCCTGATCGGCGATCTGTTCGCCGACGACAAGATCCTGAGTGTGGCGCACGCCTTCCAGGCGGCGACGGACTGGCACACGCGGCACCCCGCGCTCGATTGA
- a CDS encoding serine hydrolase domain-containing protein → MNRMPKRLLWGVLPVLVVGVALAVAGVPGSTAAESDAGRLERLSGALESYVEEGELPGAVALVAHDGEVSYLEAVGHRDVAAGDPMETDDIFRIASQTKAIVSVGVMILQEEGELLISDPLGRYLPEYMETTVAVADGAGGYDIVPANRPITIRDLLTHTAGIGYGGGPAADLWAEADIQGWYFAHRDEPVRETVRRMAALPMDAQPGERFVYGYATDILGALVEEVSGEPLDDFLRTRIFEPLGMMDTHFYLPEEKRDRLSVVYSASEGELSPAPDPGGMVGQGAYVDGPRTSFSGGAGLLSTAHDYARFLQMMLNGGELDGARILSSKSVDLMTVNHVGDRFNWDGGVGFGLGFSVLADLGARGTPGSVGEYGWGGAYHSTYWVDPAEDLVVVYFTQLIPTGGVDDHAKLRTLVYQALDEMQ, encoded by the coding sequence ATGAACAGAATGCCCAAGCGCCTCCTCTGGGGCGTGCTCCCGGTGCTCGTGGTCGGCGTGGCGCTTGCCGTGGCGGGCGTCCCGGGGTCGACGGCGGCCGAGTCGGACGCGGGTCGCCTCGAGCGGCTCAGCGGCGCCCTGGAGTCCTACGTGGAGGAGGGGGAACTGCCGGGCGCGGTCGCCCTCGTCGCACACGATGGTGAGGTCTCCTACCTGGAGGCGGTCGGCCACCGGGACGTCGCGGCCGGCGACCCCATGGAGACGGACGACATCTTCCGCATCGCCTCGCAGACGAAGGCGATCGTGAGCGTCGGCGTCATGATCCTCCAGGAGGAGGGAGAACTCCTCATCTCCGATCCGCTCGGCCGCTATCTGCCCGAGTACATGGAGACGACCGTCGCGGTCGCCGACGGGGCGGGGGGATACGACATCGTGCCCGCGAACCGGCCGATCACGATCCGGGACCTGCTCACGCACACGGCCGGGATCGGCTACGGCGGCGGCCCCGCGGCGGACCTGTGGGCGGAGGCGGACATCCAGGGCTGGTACTTCGCACACCGCGACGAGCCGGTGCGGGAGACGGTACGGCGCATGGCCGCCCTCCCCATGGACGCGCAGCCGGGCGAGCGCTTCGTGTACGGCTATGCGACGGACATCCTCGGCGCCCTCGTCGAGGAAGTGTCGGGCGAGCCGCTGGACGATTTCCTCCGCACGCGGATCTTCGAGCCGCTGGGCATGATGGACACGCACTTCTACCTGCCCGAGGAGAAGCGCGATCGGCTGAGCGTCGTGTATTCGGCCTCCGAAGGCGAACTCTCGCCGGCGCCCGACCCGGGCGGCATGGTCGGCCAGGGCGCGTACGTCGACGGCCCGCGGACGAGCTTCTCCGGCGGGGCGGGGCTCCTCTCCACCGCGCACGACTACGCCCGCTTCCTGCAGATGATGCTGAACGGCGGCGAACTCGACGGGGCGCGCATCCTGTCGAGCAAGAGCGTCGACCTCATGACGGTGAACCACGTCGGCGACCGGTTCAACTGGGACGGCGGCGTCGGGTTCGGCCTCGGGTTCAGCGTGCTGGCCGATCTCGGGGCGCGCGGAACCCCCGGCTCGGTGGGCGAGTACGGGTGGGGCGGGGCGTACCACTCGACGTACTGGGTGGATCCCGCCGAGGATCTCGTCGTCGTCTACTTCACGCAGCTCATCCCGACGGGCGGCGTGGACGACCACGCGAAGCTGCGCACGCTGGTGTACCAGGCGCTCGACGAGATGCAATAG